The following is a genomic window from uncultured Draconibacterium sp..
AGGAGCAAACAAATTTGAGGGAATACGCTATTTAGTTTTCTCATTTTTCGACTTTGAAATTAGCCACAAAGAAAATAAACCTTCTGAAAACTACCTGCATAAACCGGTTAATAAAAGTTAAGCACTGACTGTAAGCGAGCGAAAAAATGATTGCTTTTGGGTTAAAATGAAAGGATTGGTTAATTTTGTTGTCTAATTTGAATACAAACAGACATGTCAGTACATAGCGAAGTCCGAAAAGTTACCACGCACCGTTTATCGGAAATGAAATTGCGCGGAGAAAAGATATCGATGTTAACAGCCTACGATTACAGTATGGCACAGTTGGTTGATGAAGCCGGAGTAGATGTAATTCTCGTTGGTGATTCAGCCTCAAATGTAATGGCGGGTCATGAAACTACACTGCCGATTACTCTAAATGAAATGATCTTTCTGGGAGCGTCGGTGGTACGTGCAGTAAACCGTGCACTTGTGGTGGTCGACCTTCCTTTCGGAACCTACCAGGGCAATTCGCGCGAAGCACTAAGCTCAGCCATTCGTATAATGAAAGAAACCGCTGCCGATTCAGTAAAACTCGAAGGAGGCGAAGAAGTTATTGAATCGGTAAAACGTATTCTTTCGGCCGGAATTCCGGTGATGGGACACCTGGGATTAATGCCGCAATCGATACACAAATTTGGGACCTATACAGTTAGAGCCAAACAAGATGCTGAAGCTGAAAAACTGATTAGTGATGCCAAGCTGCTAGAAGAAGCAGGATGTTATGCGCTGGTGCTGGAAAAAATTCCTGCAGAATTAGGTGAACGGGTAGCCAAAGAGCTGAAGATTCCGGTAATTGGAATTGGTGCCGGTGGCGGTGTTGACGGACAAGTGCTGGTAATCCACGATATGCTGGGAATTACCCAACAATTCTCGCCACGCTTTTTACGCAGATACCATAACCTGGCAGCCGAAATTAAAGGGGCTGTTGGAAATTATATAAACGATGTAAAATCGCAGGATTTTCCGAGCGATAAGGAGCAGTATTAAGATTAAACTTACTGTCATTTAGAAGGAAGAATGACTGAGAAATCTTTATCTTAGAAACAGATTTCTCTTCTCCCGAAGTTTCGGGATCGTCGAAATGACAACAAGCACTGAAAATGGACGTAATTTACGAAGACAACCATATTATTGCAATAAACAAGGTGTGCGGCGATGTTGTGCAGGGAGACAAAACCGGCGACGAAACCGTTTTAGACAAGGTGAAACATTACCTGAAGGAGAAATACAACAAACCAGGAAATGTTTACCTTGGCCTGCCTCACCGCCTCGACCGGCCAACAAGTGGAGTTCTTATTTTGGCGAAAACCAGCAAAGTACTGCCACGGCTAAATAAACTTTTCCAAACCAAAGATGGTATGCAAAAAGTGTATTGGGCGGTGGTTGATAAACGTCCGCCAAAATATACCGACACGTTGAAACACTACCTGCGCAAAGATCAGGAGAAAAACCGAAGCTATGCTTATACTGATGAAAAGCCCGGATCGAAATTTGCCAGCCTCACCTACCGCCATGTGGCCAGTATCGACCGCTACCATTTGCTGGAGATAGAAATCCATACCGGGCGTCATCACCAAATAAGGGTGCAGTTGCGCCAGTTGAACTTACACATAAAAGGAGATTTAAAATATGGTGCACCACGATCGAACAAAAACAAAGGTATTCACCTGCATGCACGACAGGTTAAGTTGATCCACCCTGTGCGCAAAGAACCACTTACCATAATTGCTGATCCGCCAAAAGATCCGGTTTGGGACGAATTTATGAAACTTTTTAAAGCCGGGAAGTTTAGTCCGGTGGAAGTGTGAGCTGAAAGAGTGAAGGATTGATTGGTAAATGCGGAAATGATTTAATGCCCAAATGCGTCAATAAGTTTGCAACGATTTTTTTGATAAAACCCAAACGTGTAAAGGAGAATTAAAACAGATCTCTCCTCGTTCCTCGTCGAGATGAAAGCTGTACTCAGCTTTTGACTTTCTACTTTTATCTTTTGCCTTGCACTCCTATTCCAAATCCTTCGGTTTAAACGCAAAGGGCAGCAAATTATCGGCGCCTTCAAGCACCTGTATGTATTTACGGCCATCGAGAATTATGCGAATGGGCTGACTGTAGCGTGTTTCGGTTTCTACCAGTACCTGACGGCACGAGCCGCAGGGCTGCGCCGGAAGTTCCAGAAATCCATGCGAATTTCTTGCCGTAACGGCAATGGCTTTTACAGCCTGATCGGGGTAAGTAGAGTTGGCATAAAACAGAGCTACCCGCTCGGCGCACAGGCCATCAGTAAAGTCGGCATTCTCCTGGTTACTACCGCTTACCACCTCTCCGTTTTCGAGCAACAATGCCGCTCCCACACAAAACTTTGAATACGGTGCATAAGCGTTATTAGTGGCTTCGCGGGCTGCCAGCAACAATTTCTGATCGCTATCGGGTAATTCCTCTACCTCATCATATTCGCAAACCTTTATTGTGAGTTCCTTCCTTCGCATAAACGGGTATTTTTCTCAAATGTACAATTTTATATTAAATGGCAACATTGGTGCATTAAACAAATGCATAGTGAAATCCGGCCACTTGTAAGTAAAATCTCCTTTTACTCCAATTATCATCATCAAGTTAAATACGATATCGTCGTACCAAAACATTCCCACAATTGCTAAACGGTTATAAACGAAGTACAAGGACACTAGAGAACATTGCCCACAAGAGTTCGATTCGCTTTTTACAATCGCTGGCAATACATTCTTTTATGCACATTAATTTATTATATTTGTTAAGCACCTATTAAACCGGTTATGAAAAACTTTAATAAAAGTGTATTCAACTCTCATTTTTTCGAGCTATCTCAAGATTTAATGTGCGTTGCCGGTTTCGACGGATATTTTAAATATCTAAATCCTGCCTGGGAAAAATCACTTGGGTACTCAAACGAAAAGCTACTTTCAAAACCTTTCTTAAGCTTTATCCATCCTGATGATCATTCGAAAAATAACGAAGAAGTAAGCAATTTATCGAAAGGCAATTTCACCATTAATTTTGAAAATAGATACATCTGTAAAAATGGTTCGGTAAAATATTTTGAATGGACTGCAACGCCATTGCCTGAAGAAAAGATAATGTATTGCATTGGCCGGGACATTACAAAACGGAAACAATTGGAAGTAAAAAGTAATGAGCACAGTTCCGATCTTTCGTTTCTAAACTCCATCGCCATTCCTCTAGCAGATATTCATCCCAACGATAAGTTTATTGAAACGATACTAAAACAAATTAAAGATTATACGGGAGCCACATTGGCTCTTTTCAACCATTACAACCCCCAAAAGAAAGAATTAAAGCTCAACCATATTGATGCAGACCAAGGTATTTTAAATACAATTCTCAAAATTGCCGGCAAAGCTATTGCCCAAACTGCCACACCGGTAGACAATGAAACCTATAAACTTATAACCGCAGATTCAGTTGCAACTTTAACTAGTTTTTACGATGTTACATTCGGAGCCATCCCCAAATCTATAGATAAAGCCATACGAACGACAACAGGTATAGACCGCTTATATCCCATAACGCATATTGTTGAAGGGAAGCTATATGGTACAACAATGCTTGCGTTTAAAAAAGATCACCCCTCTCCATCAATAGAACTGCTCGAATCATACGCACATTTATTATCTGTAGCACTTCGGCGCCACAATGCCGAAAAAGCAAAAGAGGAAAGCGAAAAAGAATTCAGGCTGTTATTTGAAAATATGGAGCAAGGCTTTGCTTTGCACGAAATGGTATATGATAAAAATGAAAATCCTGTTGATTATCGTTTTGTACTAATTAACAAAGCTTTTGAGAGATTAACCGGAATGAGTGCCAAAAAATTTATTGGCAAAACATTTAAACAAGTTCTCCCTGATGCCGAACAAATTTGGGTTGAGAACTACGGGAAAGTAGCAAAAACGGGAAAAGCAATACATTTTGAGCACTATTCTCAACTATTCAACAAATATTATAATGTGGTTGCCTATAGTCCGAAGAAGAATTTCTTTGCTACAATCTTTTCCGATACTACCCAACATGTATTAAACCGAAAAAAACTGCTTGAAGCCAAAGAAAGAGCAGAGAACAGTGATTACAGACTAAAATTGGCCGTTGAATCCGGTAATCTCGGAATATGGGATCTTGACTTAGAAAAGAATTCATTGGAATGGAATGACAGGATGTATGAATTGTATGGAATCACAAAAAAAGAATTTACGAACAATTTTGAAGCCTGGGAAAAAGGTGTGCATCCCGATGACGTAGAAGAGGCGAAAAAAGAAGTAAATCTGGCAATAAGTGGACAAAAGAAGTTTAACACCTCATTCCGTGTTATTCAGCCAGATAACACAATCCGCTATATAACAGCCAATGGAATCGTAATCCGCGACAAAGCAGGAAATCCAACCCGAATGATTGGCATCAACCGCGATATCACTGAAATTAGGAAAAGAGCTAAAGAACTTAAGGAAAGTTACGATCTGCTTCATAATCTAACAGCACAAGTTCCGGGAGTTGTATACCAATACCGTATGTACCCCGATGGCAAGTCAGCTTTCCCATTTTCCAGCCCGGGAATGTACACCATTTACGAATTAACCCCCGAAGAAGTTCGCGAAGATGCTTCGTCTGTCTTTACACGTATCCACCCCGATGATATCGATTATATTGTTGACGAAATAAACAAATCAGCAAAAAACCAAACGTTATTTGATAGCGAGTTCAGAGTGATTTTGCCCAAACAGGGTTTACGTTGGAGATATTGTGTAGCAAAACCTCAAATACTTGAAGATGGCAGTACATTGTGGCACGGTATTATTTCAGACATTACCGACCAAAAAGCATATATTCGTGAGATACAGGAAAAGAATCATTTCATTCAAACCGTTTTAGACAATCTTCCGATTGGAGTTGCCTTGAATAAATTCAACGATGGCACAGCAACATACATGAATAAAAAGTTTACTGAAATATATGGTTGGCCAGAAAGTGTTCTAAGCGATGTTTCAAACTTCTTTTTACACATCTATCCTGATAAAGATTACAGAGAAAAAATTGTAGCTCAGATAATGAAGGATATCAATTCCGGAAATCCGGAACAGATGCACTGGGAAAACATTAAAATTACACAACAAAATGGGCGGCAACGAATTATTGATACAGTAAACATTCCTCTTATTGAGCAAAACATTATGGTAGCTACTGTAATGGATATGACCAAGCAGTACAATTATTCGAAAGAATTAATTAAAGCCAAAGAAAAGGCAGAAAACAGTGAAATCAGGTTTAAAGCCATATCAGAACAAGCCATGGATGGCATTGCCCTTACTGATTTGGAAGCCAACTATGTTTTTGTGAACAAATCGTTTTGCAGAATGATGGGATATACGGAGCAGGAATTATTGAAAATGAAAGTATTTGAATTACGAGCTCCCGATGCCGAAGGAGATTTCTTCCACCGATTTAGAGAAGGCAAAAACATGAGAGATTCTACGCGAACAAAACTCGTAAGAAAAGATAAATCGATTTTGTATGTTGACCTTAACGGCAGTTTTCTGAACGTTGGCAGCAAGCAATACATTTTAGGAATACACCGCGATGTAACCGAACTTGTAACCCGCGAAAATGAATTAATTAAAGCCAAAGAAAAAGCCGAAGAATCTGATCGTTTAAAATCCGCATTTCTGGCAAATATGAGCCACGAAATACGAACCCCCATGAACGGAATCCTGGGTTTTGCAAGCCTGCTAAGAAGCCCCAACCTAAACGATACTGAACAAGATAAATACATCAATATTATTGAAGCAAGTGGCGCACGAATGCTAAACACAATAAATGATATTATAGACATTTCAAAAATTGAATCGGGCCAGGTTGAACTTTCAGAATCTGAAATAGATTTGAATCTGGTACTCTGCGAATTGTTTGACTTTTTCTTGCCCGAAACACAAAAAAAGAACATTGAGCTGTTTTTCATTAATAGATCTCTGGAAAAACAATTCACTATAAAAACAGACAAATACAAACTAAACTCGATACTTACCAACCTGATTAAAAATGCCATAAAATACACACATAACGGGAAAATTGATTTTGGATACATTCAGCATGAAAACAATGATAAAAGCGAACTGGAGTTTTTCGTTACTGATACAGGAATTGGTATCCCTGCAAATCGACAGAAAGCAATATTCGAACGTTTTGTACAGGCCGACATTGAAGATAAACAGGCTTACGAAGGCTCTGGATTAGGCCTGGCAATTACCAAAGCATACGTTGAAATGTTGGGAGG
Proteins encoded in this region:
- the panB gene encoding 3-methyl-2-oxobutanoate hydroxymethyltransferase — encoded protein: MSVHSEVRKVTTHRLSEMKLRGEKISMLTAYDYSMAQLVDEAGVDVILVGDSASNVMAGHETTLPITLNEMIFLGASVVRAVNRALVVVDLPFGTYQGNSREALSSAIRIMKETAADSVKLEGGEEVIESVKRILSAGIPVMGHLGLMPQSIHKFGTYTVRAKQDAEAEKLISDAKLLEEAGCYALVLEKIPAELGERVAKELKIPVIGIGAGGGVDGQVLVIHDMLGITQQFSPRFLRRYHNLAAEIKGAVGNYINDVKSQDFPSDKEQY
- a CDS encoding RluA family pseudouridine synthase; this translates as MDVIYEDNHIIAINKVCGDVVQGDKTGDETVLDKVKHYLKEKYNKPGNVYLGLPHRLDRPTSGVLILAKTSKVLPRLNKLFQTKDGMQKVYWAVVDKRPPKYTDTLKHYLRKDQEKNRSYAYTDEKPGSKFASLTYRHVASIDRYHLLEIEIHTGRHHQIRVQLRQLNLHIKGDLKYGAPRSNKNKGIHLHARQVKLIHPVRKEPLTIIADPPKDPVWDEFMKLFKAGKFSPVEV
- a CDS encoding cytidine deaminase yields the protein MRRKELTIKVCEYDEVEELPDSDQKLLLAAREATNNAYAPYSKFCVGAALLLENGEVVSGSNQENADFTDGLCAERVALFYANSTYPDQAVKAIAVTARNSHGFLELPAQPCGSCRQVLVETETRYSQPIRIILDGRKYIQVLEGADNLLPFAFKPKDLE
- a CDS encoding PAS domain S-box protein, which codes for MKNFNKSVFNSHFFELSQDLMCVAGFDGYFKYLNPAWEKSLGYSNEKLLSKPFLSFIHPDDHSKNNEEVSNLSKGNFTINFENRYICKNGSVKYFEWTATPLPEEKIMYCIGRDITKRKQLEVKSNEHSSDLSFLNSIAIPLADIHPNDKFIETILKQIKDYTGATLALFNHYNPQKKELKLNHIDADQGILNTILKIAGKAIAQTATPVDNETYKLITADSVATLTSFYDVTFGAIPKSIDKAIRTTTGIDRLYPITHIVEGKLYGTTMLAFKKDHPSPSIELLESYAHLLSVALRRHNAEKAKEESEKEFRLLFENMEQGFALHEMVYDKNENPVDYRFVLINKAFERLTGMSAKKFIGKTFKQVLPDAEQIWVENYGKVAKTGKAIHFEHYSQLFNKYYNVVAYSPKKNFFATIFSDTTQHVLNRKKLLEAKERAENSDYRLKLAVESGNLGIWDLDLEKNSLEWNDRMYELYGITKKEFTNNFEAWEKGVHPDDVEEAKKEVNLAISGQKKFNTSFRVIQPDNTIRYITANGIVIRDKAGNPTRMIGINRDITEIRKRAKELKESYDLLHNLTAQVPGVVYQYRMYPDGKSAFPFSSPGMYTIYELTPEEVREDASSVFTRIHPDDIDYIVDEINKSAKNQTLFDSEFRVILPKQGLRWRYCVAKPQILEDGSTLWHGIISDITDQKAYIREIQEKNHFIQTVLDNLPIGVALNKFNDGTATYMNKKFTEIYGWPESVLSDVSNFFLHIYPDKDYREKIVAQIMKDINSGNPEQMHWENIKITQQNGRQRIIDTVNIPLIEQNIMVATVMDMTKQYNYSKELIKAKEKAENSEIRFKAISEQAMDGIALTDLEANYVFVNKSFCRMMGYTEQELLKMKVFELRAPDAEGDFFHRFREGKNMRDSTRTKLVRKDKSILYVDLNGSFLNVGSKQYILGIHRDVTELVTRENELIKAKEKAEESDRLKSAFLANMSHEIRTPMNGILGFASLLRSPNLNDTEQDKYINIIEASGARMLNTINDIIDISKIESGQVELSESEIDLNLVLCELFDFFLPETQKKNIELFFINRSLEKQFTIKTDKYKLNSILTNLIKNAIKYTHNGKIDFGYIQHENNDKSELEFFVTDTGIGIPANRQKAIFERFVQADIEDKQAYEGSGLGLAITKAYVEMLGGSIGVESKVGKGSKFYFTLPYSTTQQKQQEKQTSTDMRDNLARSLKILIVEDDEFSITYLKIALKDFSENMLVAQTGIEAVEICKSNPDIDLILMDMKMPKMDGFEATRAIREFNKKVFIVAQTAYAQVGDRKEVLEAGCNAYLTKPINKNELLKIISSRT